In Siphonobacter curvatus, the genomic window TTTCTAGTAGGCCTAGAATGGATCAATAGAATCAATAACGAAATTCATCTCTACCTAGTCATAAACCTGTACGCAGCGGTGTGAAAAGAGCTGAAGGTAGTTAACCAGTGAGTAATAATCTGGCGTGCGGGCGAGCACAAAAGATATAGTTTGGCAAGTGTTCCTGTGTTTTTTAAACACAGGAACCTTTTAAAAAGCTACACCGCCCAGTAGGCCAACGATAGTCGAAAGATTCCTATGGGAGTGCCCGTATGAGAAAGTGTTTACTGAATTAACCTGCCTCGAAGGGAAGTCCGCCAACTTACCTACTCCTCGTTCCGCCGGGTACGAGGAGTTTTTTTTGCTCCATGGACTAGGGCTGCTTCCCTTTAGCCGCTCTTAGCGGGACTTTAATCGATTGACGTGCGCGAGGAAGGCTTGCTTTTTTTGCTTGGAATAACGAGCGCCGTACCGGCAACGATGACTTCTGCGTCGGTGACGGCTTCGACATAGGTTACATTAATGAGGAAGCTGCGGGAAAGTCGATAGAATGCATTCGGATTGAGTTGGCGTTGGAAGAATCCCAGATTCATCGATAGGTAGTACGCGTCGGTTTGCCCTCTGACGAAAAGCCGGGTGTAATTGCCATCCGCCTGGGCAAAGAGAATATCTTTTTTCTCGACGCGCGTATAAGTCGTCTTTCCGGCAGTGCCTCGCACAAATAGGAACGGGGAAGCAGCCTGTCCGGGGGCCGCCAGGATTTGGAGGTACATGTGTAGCTCGGCGGAACGGAACGGTTTAATCAGGTAGGCTACGGGTCCCGTCAGTTGTGCTTGCCGAAAGAGCCCCGGTTGGGTTCGTTAAAAAGATAAAGGGAATGTCATGGCTACGCTGGAGCTGCTGGGCGTACGCGAATGTGCTAGTAGCTGTTTTTGCTCATCTCTTTACACAACGGCATTGGTTCGCGGGGAATAATAGGCTCCAAATTCCGGACTGAGCGTTACTCTTGAAAAACAAATTATTTGGTGTGGCAAACGCAGTTCCAATGCTCAGTTAGCAATTACAAAAAGGAGAGGCATTTTTCAAGGTCATGACATGCACGCATAAAATTTATGGTCAATTATCGATTGACAATTCTTAGTCTGAAAATTTTCAGACTAAGAACTTACTTAAATAAAAAAGACAATAGATAAATTAAAAATATACTTAAACCAATAAATATAAACGTTAGAAACCCTCTCAGGGAAATACTTCCGTCTCTTCTGGTATAAAACTTGCTCCACTTATTTTTACATGAAGGGCACGTGTAATCTTTGCGATAAGAAGTGTAATAGATCGTATGAGGTACATCAATATCTACATTGCCTACATGCTGTCCACTCCAACTCGTTATTGGCCGGCTTTCTCGTCGTGTCGTTTGATGACTTGAATGACCTGTAATTTCTTTATTTACGTATTTCGTACTCCAAAAATTACCACATTTCCTACACATCATCACTAGTCGATGAATGGCATAGAGAGAGAATAAAATTAATATCACAAAAGGTAGTATTGTATACGCGTCCTCTTTTTGTTGTTCAAGCGCCAGCTGTTTATCTTTTTCTATTTGATCCCACCGTGCTTTTTTTCTAATTAAAAACTCCTTTTCTATGTCGATAAGGTCTTCAATAAATATATATCCTGAATAGCCATAGAAATTCCCCCAGAGGCCATTTTTACCATCGTATTTCCCTCTATAAAGGCCCATTAAAGATAGGTCTGCCTTGCTGGGAACGCTAACCTTTTCTCCATTATGCTTGTATGCCTGGACTTTACCTTTTTTAGGTTTAAAATGATAAGAGACATAGAAGGGAGTGCCTAAAAACTGGCATTTATCTTTAATGGTAGAATCGCAAGAGTATTCAAAAAACTTAGTTTCTGAATAAGGACCTATTTTATTGATGTAACTTTCGGCAGATTCTTTAGTTTTTTGTGCTACTGAATGAAAATTCAGTGTTGTAAAAAATGCCAATAATTGCAGTCTGAATATCGATTTCATAAGTAAAAATAGAGCATCAATTTTGACAAGTATTTACAAAGATAAAGTTAAAAAAACCTTAGTTTAAACTTCCCATTGGTGAGGCTTATCTTTTGATTTGACTCATTGTAAGCATCGAAATAGAACGTCCCTTCCAGGCCATAGCTGTCTACTTTCGTAACCGTACAAGAACCGACACTTACGGATTGCGTAGAATTGATAGAAGCTTTATAATCTTCAAATCTACTTTTGCGATAATATCCATAAGTAATAGGTAAGGTTTTGGGTGTTCCATCCAAGCCTCCTGACGTGACAAATCCAATATTTGTGATTTGATCCTTATCATAAGCTCCCATCGACAAGTATCCTTTAAAGTTTGGTCGATCTACTTGATTACTTGCACTTCCCAAGTCTACTTTCCATAGATGAACTTTTCCTTCAATGGTTGCCTCCATATAGTATTCGGGCTTCGACTCTGCTGGGTCTACTCCATTGGTTTTACAACCACTCAGAATAAAATTCAAAATAAAAAATGTTCCTATAATTCGCATAATAAAGGTTTTTTTTTCATTCAGCCTTAGCGCTTGAATGAAGTGGAATACATTAATTTGTGAGAATGGTATTTAGGTGAGGAGAGCGGGCCTTGATTCTTAAATAACTCGCTTTGCTTAATAATTATCATCTCCACTTTTTGGTTATCTTCACAAGGTGGTGAACAGTTGTGTCAAACGGGTCGCTGGCTACCCAAGTAAGCGATCTCGATACGGTCTGAAGCCACCCCTTTCAATGACAAATAGTTTTTAACTATGATCACCCGATCTCGCGATAATTTCAAGTTACTAGCCTCGTCACCGATTTGATCCGTATGCCCTTCCAATCGGATCCTTCGACTAGGATTAGCTTTACCAGGTGGCTAGAGAATCCAGTTCCGAAAAAGACTCTGAAAGTAATTCAGAACGAGATTTAGCAAAAGTGATTGCCAGCGTTATACTTTCACGACAGCCTAAGGAGTTTTGAACGGCTTGGCAGAAGGCGCCTTGCTTCCTCTTTAGTTGGGTAACTGTAGGTAGGAGCGATTGGAAAAAGGCTAAATTCAAGTTTATTTTTACCCACTACCGAGCATGCGGATTAATCAACCAGGGACAACGCTATAAGGTAACGATTTTTATAATTAGGAATACTTTTCCCTCAAGCCATAGCTTGCGAAAGGTAGTTGTACCGTAATTGAGAATTCTATCGGATGTTCAACTGCGGCAATACCGAAGTATCCGGCAGCCATCCACTGATTCTGGGGATATCCATAGTTTGCATGCGATAGCTCATCCTTTGATCCGTGAAATTCTTACTACTTCCAATCTCTGCTTTCTTTCCGATATTTTCTTCCGCAATACCTATTTTTACTTGAACTCCATCCCTTTCATCTTGTGCTAGCAATTAGCTGAAGGGGTACATCGGGGGTCTAAAGTCGAAACCTATAAATCCAGTAAGTACACTGCTTTCACACCGATCAGTAAATTGCGAGCAAAGTAGTCCGGCTGATATTTTGAGGAGCTATTCCATTTGGAAAGGGAAGGTTGAATGTGTACTCCTATTTCCAACGGGCTTCGATTTACCTCCAATTGTTTGACTACACTCACGCTAAAGCCCAATTCGGTTGGTTTGACTTCATCCACTTTATCATTTCCAATCGGCAACTTCAAGGTAGATTCGGCGTAGTAGTTTCCTGATTCACTACCCGTATATTTGGTTTTCGCACTGACCGCAAGACCGCCCACTACTCCTATCTCCAACCGAAAGTCGTTGGTTCCAACGGCGGTACTTACAATGAGAGGCAGCTCTAAATAATTGATAGAGTTAGTGCCCTTAAATTTAGCCGTCACCCCATAATCTGAAACCTTGTAAGTCATTGCCCCCCCTTTTCCATTGTAAACTAAGCCGGTACGAAAACTCAAGCGATCGGAAAAAGGATAATCAAACAACGCTCCTATTTGTACTTTCAGCGTTGGAGCGGTTTGGACTGATGCATTGCTATAGGCCGAATTGAAAGAAGTAATCTCTTTTTTATACGCGCTAGAATAATTAACAGTTGCTACCTGTACACCAAACGTAGGCGCAAATCGCCAGCTTTGGGCGTGAAGCATACCTCCTATAAGCAAGAAGAGGACCAGATATAGATACTTTTTCATAGATGTTGTGATGGACAATGCGGTTAAGAAATGATGCTAATAGTTTCTACTGACGATTGACGATACAGGCGGCGGCCAAACGAACTTGTTGAGCCCTGTTGGCATTAACCGTATCTTCTACATAATTGCGATTGTAAAGATTAAGTCGGTACTCTTTGATGAGTTTGGAAGTCAAGACTTGAGCCTGAGCTGCACTGAGATTATAATACATCAACATCTCGGTCTCCATTGAATACCCACTACCCGCAAAGTCAGATTCTGAATGTTCAGCCGGCAAAAACTCCAACACCGATTTATCTTCCATTAGAAACATTAGTGGTTTGTCACTACTGACAAACAGGGTATGAATACCTGGTTTGTTAGCATATAGCACTAGGGTGAGTTCAGGGCCATCTCGTCTGAATATCAAGGAAATTTCAGTGTCCTCAATTCCCATCATATTCGCACTACCTCTTCCTACAGTGGCATTAAGTAAAGAGGCTCCTAGCTTCATTCCCCTTAAGGTAACCATGGAAGCTTTTACCTCTTTTTGAGTAAACTTATCCCGCCATGCTTTGCAGTCAGGACTATTCACCTGCGTTACATTGGTTTTCGTTTTTGATGGCGCCGGTGTGGCCTTCGAAGGTTTACTGACGGGATTTCCGGGTAATGAAACAGGAGTGGTGGTCATCATGACTTTAATGATAGGCTCAGGAACTTTGGCAGTTTTTAACTGGATTACTCCGTCAGTTGAAGTATTGAACTGGGTTCCACCGGCCTGGATACGCTGAGTTATTAATCTTCTTGAAAAACCCGCTTGATACAATTGAATAATCTGTTCATTTTGTAACACATCGCTGGGGTGGGTCACCGCCAGCATGGCCTCCATTATACCTTCAGAGATGCCAACACTTTTAAGAGCTAACATCCCAGAAACCGTCATATCAAAGTGGACAGATGCCGTGTTTATTTTCTCAATGATTAGGTTTTTGGAAGCTTTTGCCTGATTCATGGCAATAATATTCTGGTTGGATAATACCTCCTGAGCCGAGACTCGGAGACTCAGCAAAAGCAGCAAACCTATTAGTCTATACGTTGTCATAAAAAAAGAAGATAGAAGAAATCACAGACTAGTGAGACATTACCATGGTCTGGCTTAAAAGAGTACTCTTCGACACTCGAGACTGACGAAACCCTGCCGTGCGTTCAGAAAAGCCATCTGAATCTTTGAAGACCCGACAGCCCCCGGAAACGATTAGGATACGGTCTGGATCATCCTTGTTCGTTAGAATAAATGCATTTTGAAGGTTTCGGACACCCGTCGAAGTAATTTCTCCGGAAAAAATTTGAAAAGCCTGGTAGGAAGCTACTGAACCAAAGCTTTCTGTTTTTCCGTTGGATTCCAGAAATACAGTGAAATGATTACCATTGCCACTCACAAAAGCTCCACTACCTATGAAATTGTCCAGGCCGTTTTCACTCTTGCCTTTCATGTCCACAGTCAGAGCCTGATTATTTTGATTTAAAAAACCGTAAGTATACTCTTGAAATTCTTCTCCTATTTTATCCCCGCTAAGATTACTACCCGTTAAATGATGAGGAGCTTGAAAAAAGAAGCCTTCAAAGGAAGGTGGGGTTTTCCCTTCATAAAGGATCATCCCATTTCTGCGAACGGAATCGATTGCCCATTTGGGAACAACGGTATTGATCTGATCTGAAAAGCTAGAATCTTCCTTCGGCTTACAACTAAAGAACATAAGACCAAACAATACTCCAAGTAAGAGCATAACAGATAGTTGTTTCATCATATAGCATTTTTAATTTAAAATTTTACGCATTACTCCATCTCAGTCTTCTGACGTTTGTATAGCTATGATCTAAATTTCATTATAAAACATTCACTGAGTGTTTACTAATTACCACTGTTGTTCTATCTAAATATTTATTAAAATAGATTGAATACTGATTATTTAATAAAGTAAGCAATACCTAACTAGCAGGAATCTTTACAAGTGATTCCTGAGATATACTATTTGCCAACCTATAAATGAGCGAAGGCAGTCGATTTACTAAAGCTCTTCTGTACTATTGTTTTTTTCTTTCGTCCGAATCAAAGGTATGATAAGTAGTAAGTTTTGCCGAATGGAGGAATTAATAGGGATTTCCCGGCCAGCCAACTGGATCTTTTTTACGCCTACGCTTTATAGATGCCTAAGATTAATTGCCAAATGTCTCGAAATCCGAAGAATCAGAGGATCCGAAAGTTGATTTAAAAATGACGATAAATAGGTAGTTACTAATACTTGTTCTCCTGATAACATCGTCAGTAGAACATAAGCCTGCTGGGCCTGCAATTGAACGATCGAATCCTTTCGTAAACGACGATATTCTTTTTGATTAAAAATAAAAACAAAGTCTTTTAGGAATCCAGATATTACTTCTTCGGATAGGTTTAATTCCATAGTTGTGATTGGTCATCGCTTCTATTTGTATTATTACAAATCCCTCATCAAAACTCATGTACAAAATGAGTTTTTTTTAAAAACCATCATTATTTTTTTCGAGTCAAGCTTTTCAACTCACGTTAACCCCATTTAAACCTATCAAAAACCTTAGGCTTTGTTGTATGGCTACGTTAGTTGCTGTTTAACCGCCTTGGGCATTCCTAATTTAGTGAATCGATTTAGCCAATTAGCTTTGACTTGGATCTCGGTTTGCTGGTTCTTCAACAAGCGTGTCGATAATCGTTCGCCAAAGCTCATCTTCCAGCGAAACATCACCATTTCTGCTTTACTACGACGATGATAACCACTCTGTCGTTTCCACTCGGCTAAACCGACTGCTTGAATCATTATAATTGTTTCATGCGTCCAAATCACAGCGTTCACACGAGGTGGAATTAAGAGCTGCATATGATCACGCGGCCATTGGTCATACACCTTGACCTGATCGTAAGCCCCGTCGCCACCCAAT contains:
- a CDS encoding IS5 family transposase — protein: MSPKGQFGSICCPIPAEDSPAVHIVIYSTGLKVYGQDEWKVKKHGADKRPIWRKLHLATDEATNDIHTVELTTKVVSDREMVKTLLAAIEQSIAKLGGDGAYDQVKVYDQWPRDHMQLLIPPRVNAVIWTHETIIMIQAVGLAEWKRQSGYHRRSKAEMVMFRWKMSFGERLSTRLLKNQQTEIQVKANWLNRFTKLGMPKAVKQQLT
- a CDS encoding outer membrane beta-barrel protein, whose protein sequence is MKKYLYLVLFLLIGGMLHAQSWRFAPTFGVQVATVNYSSAYKKEITSFNSAYSNASVQTAPTLKVQIGALFDYPFSDRLSFRTGLVYNGKGGAMTYKVSDYGVTAKFKGTNSINYLELPLIVSTAVGTNDFRLEIGVVGGLAVSAKTKYTGSESGNYYAESTLKLPIGNDKVDEVKPTELGFSVSVVKQLEVNRSPLEIGVHIQPSLSKWNSSSKYQPDYFARNLLIGVKAVYLLDL
- a CDS encoding LytTR family DNA-binding domain-containing protein is translated as MYLQILAAPGQAASPFLFVRGTAGKTTYTRVEKKDILFAQADGNYTRLFVRGQTDAYYLSMNLGFFQRQLNPNAFYRLSRSFLINVTYVEAVTDAEVIVAGTALVIPSKKSKPSSRTSID